The window aaagtgaatcttttattacattcagtacatgagaatggttgctCCCCTGTGTGAACTCTCATGTGACCTGTGAGGTCACGCTTCAaaatgaatcttttattacattcagtacatgagaatggtcgctcacctgtgtggattctcatgtgacttttgagggcacccttctcaatgaatcttttattacattcagtacatgagaatggtcgctcccctgtgtggattcttatgtgttttgtgagggcactcttcacactgaatcttttattacattcagtacatgagaatggttgctcacctgtgtggattctcatgtgacgtgggagggcactcttcacagggaagcttttattacattcagtacatgagaatggtcgctcccctgtgtggattctcatgtgacttgtgagggcactcttcacagggaagcttttattacattcagtacatgagaatggtcgctcccctgtgtgaactctcatgtgttttgtgaggtcACCCTTcaaagtgaatcttttattacattcagtacatgagaatggtcgctcccctgtgtggattctcatgtgacttgtgagggcactcttcacagggaagcttttattacattcagtacatgagaatagtCCCTCACCGGTGTGgcttctcatgtgacttgtgagggtgCCCTTCAccgtgaatcttttattacattcactacatgagaatggtctttCACCTGTATGGATGCGGTGGTGCAACATTAGCATACTCTTTTGAGTAAAGGTTTTCCCACACTCCATGCAGGTAAACGGTTTGTTTTGAGTGTGGAGTTGCTGGCGATGGGTGAAGTTTTtgtttcttaaaaaatattttccaccTTTACTGCATGAGAATGGTCGTGCTCCGGTGTGGATTGTGCGTTGTAATTTTAGTTTATACTTACTAATTAAACTTTTCCTCCTTTTACTGCAGGGTAAGGGGAGCTCTGGTTTATGTATATTTAGGTGcacttttagatttttcttctgCCTGAAGGTTTTGCCACATTTGTTACAAAGAAATAGTGTGTGgagggggtgggatttctggtgcaATAGTAAATGCGATTCCTTACCAAAACTTTTACCACAGAAGTCACAcagaaaggatttcttccctttcccctccctctggtGAAGGTCAGAAGTATTTTGATCACTGTTATTGCTCAGGAAGGGGCTCTCTGTGCTCACATGTCTCTGGTGCTCAGGGATGACTTTGACCTCCATCTCACATGCAGTGACTCCATCCTGTGAGCCTCCtgcagggtctctctgcttctCTGACTCCTGCTGACTAATCCTTGTGTTTCTTCTCTCAGTCCCCTGTGAAACATTTTCAAAGACAGTTCCTGATGCTCTTGGGATCAGTCCTTCTTCCATAGGATattcttctcgattctcctcctTTATGTGCTGTGTGACCTCAACACTTGCTGGTGATAGAAGAAGACATTAATCATGCATTAGTGACCATGCAAGTGGATCTGGGTTTCTGATCCTATAATCACTGCTCTGGCAGTGTCGCACAGTGATAGAGCTGCACATTTTTGACCAACCACTGGTGACCATGAAAAACATCTAACAATGGGGTTTGCACCAAAAGCCTTATGAGATGagctcctaaatatgtataacctagaggagaggagaaagggggaaatatgatagagacacttACATACCTGAAAGGTAATAATGCTCAAGAAGTAAACTTcttttgaatggaaaataatttatAGAGCAAAGGTCATGTTATAAAGTTCCAAGGGGGGAGATATTTTTTGTTCATAGAaaatgtggtggatgcctggaattaccTCATGGAAGCGTTGGAGATGAAAACTgtaacagaatataaaaaataggacttccggcgatgacgtagaGGTGCCGGCAGCACGGGTTTTGAGCTCCGGAGTCCCGCTCCCTGCCTCGGCGAAAAAGCCCCCAAAAATCGCGGCGGAACGCCCCCAAATTCTTTCGCCAGCTTACCTGGGACGACTGCAGCGGGCCTGACCGGAGTGGGAGGCGCGGGGGATGCGGCAGAGAAACCTCCGCAAGGCTGCGGTGCGACGACCTTGCTGtcccaagatggcggcggccccttcccccccctcggGCGCGAAAGTTTTGGAAGCGGTGTCGGAAGATGCACTGATGTAGATCTCCCAAAGTGTGACTGCGGCTCTGGATGCCCGGTTGATACGTATCCAATCCACGATGGAGGACCTCAAGGCGGCTGTGGAGGGCCAGTCTAAGCGCCTTGATGAGGCGGAACAAATTCTCTCCGATCATGGAGATCGGATGGCGGTGGCCGAGCGCCACGTGGCTGAGCTGCGCACACAACAAAGAGAGCTGCTAGATAAGGTAGAAGGATCTGGAAGATCGTGGGCGTCGCAATAATCTTAAGATTGTGGGGCTTCCGGAGGCGGTAAAGGATACCGCGCTCctggactgggttgagaactggCTCCCTGCCCAAATAGGCCTGAACTTGCCTCCAGGGGAGCTGAAATGTGAGCGGGTCCACCGGGTCGGGCCCTTGCGGGACCCCGGCCGGTGATGGCAAAGATCTTGAATTGGGATCACAAGACCAAAATGCTGCAAGCCTTCAAGCAAAAGGATCTTGTGGAATATAACAGTCACAGGATTTTACTATTCAATGACTTTTCAGCATCTACTGCTTCGAAAGGAAACTGATGACGCTGGCTTGCTCGGAGCTCTATAAGAGGGGCATAAAATTTGGACTGCTGTAGCCTGCTAAACTCCGTGTGTATCATAATAACAAAGTCCTCTTTTTTAACACCAAGGAGGAAGCCGATGGATTCATCGCTGGCCTACCTAGGGCAGCAGGGGAATGAGCGGGCTAGGGATCACACAGGATTCAAGCTACATCCTTTTTCAACCGTTGCGGTTGTGTGCTGGCTGGCCCCCACTCCGTGGAGGGGGGGTTGAAGTTAATATGGACTGGCTCTTACAGTTGGAGTGACTATCATCACTGGCTCTATTCCGCCGTGCACCagtctttttgtttttctcctttttatttcaCTTCATGGCAGGgcttacaaaacaaaaaattctccttttttttctttgctggggACCTGAGTACCCATGGATGATACTCGGCTCATGGACTTGTTTCAATTGACTTGGTGTTTGAGAGTGTGTTCTGTTGCATTGAACTTGTTTACTTTATACGTTGGATGGGGGCATCGTGGGGCTGGGGGCGGGACGGAGGGGGGTATTCTTGTCCCACTGGAGTTGGCGGGTGAGATACCTCTGTACCTCCTTGAGCGGTTCTGGGTATgcgtgggggtgtgtgtgtgggtgtgcatgtggGTTCGGGGTGAGACACTGTGTGGGGGGGTGGataggaggggtggggaggtagGGGGTTGGGAGAGACGGGTCCAGGGACCAGGGTGTCACAACTTTCTTGTTGGTTTTCATATCTCCTTGTGGTCTAGGCTGGGGGGCCATGGGGGGAGGTGGTGTATGCTACTAGAGCCCACATGTTGGGCTCACATAAACTTTGTGCGGGTCATAGCACGCCATGGCGAAGGTTAGAGTTACCACCATGAACGTAGATGGTATACACTCCCCGGTTAAGCGGAAAAAGTTATTAACTATGTTTAGTCGCATGCATTCACAAGTCGTTTTCCTTCAGGAAACACATTTGAATGATGCGGAACACCTTAAACTCAAACTGTAGTGGGTGGGTCAATGCATATATTCATCTTACACCTCTCGTAAGAGGGGAGTGGCCATCCTTATCCATAAGCACCTGCCCTTTCGCCTCATTAGAACTTGTCATGATAAAGAGGGGCGCTACGTGATTGCAGCTGGGGTTTTAGGTCACCAAAAGATAGCCTTTTGTAATGTTTATGGGCCCAATGTTTTTTCTCAGGAATTTTTTTCGTCCCTGGCGGGCTTGCTTACTGAGTTTTTGGATCATGTGTTGGTGGTTGGAGGTGACCTTAATGTTGTAGCGGATAATCTCCTGGATAGAAAGCCGCCCAAACCGGCCGAAGCCCGTGGCTGCTCATTGGGAGTTCAATTTTTGTGCGACGAACTTCAGCTGTTAGAT of the Rhinatrema bivittatum unplaced genomic scaffold, aRhiBiv1.1, whole genome shotgun sequence genome contains:
- the LOC115081543 gene encoding oocyte zinc finger protein XlCOF6-like, translating into MKENYETLISLASVEVTQHIKEENREEYPMEEGLIPRASGTVFENVSQGTERRNTRISQQESEKQRDPAGGSQDGVTACEMEVKVIPEHQRHVSTESPFLSNNSDQNTSDLHQREGKGKKSFLCDFCGKSFGKESHLLLHQKSHPLHTLFLCNKCGKTFRQKKNLKVHLNIHKPELPLPCSKRRKSLISKYKLKLQRTIHTGARPFSCSKGGKYFLRNKNFTHRQQLHTQNKPFTCMECGKTFTQKSMLMLHHRIHTGERPFSCSECNKRFTVKGTLTSHMRSHTGEGLFSCTECNKSFPVKSALTSHMRIHTGERPFSCTECNKRFTLKGDLTKHMRVHTGERPFSCTECNKSFPVKSALTSHMRIHTGERPFSCTECNKSFPVKSALPRHMRIHTGEQPFSCTECNKRFSVKSALTKHIRIHTGERPFSCTECNKRFIEKGALKSHMRIHTGERPFSCTECNKRFILKRDLTGHMRVHTGEQPFSCTECNKRFTLKSGLTGHMRIHTGEQPFSCTECNKRFSVKSNLTSHMRIHTGEQPFSCTECNKSFHVKSALTGHMRIHTGERPFSCTECNKRFSVKSTLTSHMRIHTGEQPFSCTECNKRFIEKSALTSHMRIHTGERPFSCTECNKRFTLKGDLTKHMRVHTGERPFSCTECNKRFILKGALTRHMRIHTGEQPFSCTECNKRFIEKSTLTGHMRIHTGERPFSCTECNKRFIEKSALTGHMRIHTGEQPFSCTECNKRFSVKNTLKHHMRIHKGEK